The following are from one region of the Oncorhynchus masou masou isolate Uvic2021 chromosome 24, UVic_Omas_1.1, whole genome shotgun sequence genome:
- the pprc1 gene encoding LOW QUALITY PROTEIN: peroxisome proliferator-activated receptor gamma coactivator-related protein 1 (The sequence of the model RefSeq protein was modified relative to this genomic sequence to represent the inferred CDS: deleted 2 bases in 1 codon) translates to MAAQWGAGDEILAACNMEFFSTNTLDEVVDLHGGLSSESLARLELDTGEALEALHCFGLDPSILSIFEDTPSGENTFGLDEVNQATLLTALTEILDNVDNENISHFDTLSDSDLLSGQKRREHSPLRRMLCLSCSPPERERDCNTRQFSTGKSLPRTQKSVQRSDGEEEEDGEQEFLNWDGLNLPLPLALEQHMEEEGEDGESMSVSLGELVRHMHPCCMAVCMENGEGEEQMLAEKRILLEVVDQGAHRESIFALPDMGLSLCHPSFFLPGVEDSSEAEQRVPDEVLEATLLETPESANDNVVVEDDPAEVAGPSDPAVTLRSEARGEKVINRRPKEETAERCLSRRKRKRKNKMENSPPKVTHEPDQAEGRVLRRVAQESSPLEPVKETTKPKKKDKNTSLTSAISTATPEAPKHKTSATHAAETQRHVEVTTLVLPTQPSIKVIPASDLLPMTMTPEKVSQPTTACRKPQGPPASTANPTAHQMMEDSKAMTIKAHSANPVSVAPQPMIQLNVAPLVAPRRSHSPLRPLRLEPKPKPLSLQQYRLLRQQKKLAPLERLVDQSVKWPILLEAPTELPPIPCLPTPSRGPHPSLGKNDMEEVKAAWQPMGPGAPPTPEALLVHPTYMQSPKSYSSSKVASVNAALTTPPQQAAVPTPQSSKASQLQPLISAMPASSTVKVIPPQTLSLKYCIPQAPQLALSNPLLQSQLHYLKPVALIKGAYSKTTTDAHRSTLIAPIPQTPIPDTTTVPKRTLNPNAAAVCVQKPTPAAPLKVATNLQKGVVALPQPRVPELPTITPVSTPAKPSNAQAFKPPVRCSPAQEAPKAKSPTQELMEAFTIEIGIEAADLTSLLEQFEETQAKEEQCVPEVSGRAAAVGNSSMAPPCDRTPVERVRAHDLTGTAGLTPPATPPHQMWMPLVPVALLGKSRATEAPKSSPSKAMQIDARPLPSNKLQSKPPSPPITPTPNPVSLTLAFSDHDYSLLQKEPMAIARESGRRWNVKQQAAITIEPLGSNTTWVPQRIPAPSLQTLTTALGTKNHQAPLGPQPLDVKTDRTSSVLETPDASPTRLMDQAGPLERSPKAGRSYRGYNNTFSPRPSPSPREGKRGRRRKRRIHRSSSPGFTDSESDSSSQSRSRSLPRKRYRPRHSDSSFSASSCSSSRSSSPSLDCFPRRRRYSYSSSRSRSWSRSRSRSPHRRAWSRCSRQRSPFFRPGYRPESRENSEVVKRLKDKAIEERRVVYVGRIRETMTHKELKERFSLYGEIEECTLHFRGHGDNYGFVTYYDAKDAFTAIENGSKLRKPDELPFDLCFGGRRQFCKTSYADLDSNREYDPSASVTGKFDALDFDTLLKQAQKSLKR, encoded by the exons ATGGCTGCGCAGTGGGGAGCAGGCGATGAGATTTTAGCTGCCTGCAACATGGAATTTTTCTCTACAAATACACTAGACGAG GTGGTGGATCTCCACGGGGGCCTGTCCAGTGAAAGCCTGGCCAGACTGGAGCTGGATACAGGAGAGGCCCTGGAGGCCCTCCACTGCTTTGGCTTGGACCCCTCCATTCTGTCCATCTTTGAGGACACACCCTCAGGAGAG AATACATTTGGACTTGATGAGGTGAACCAGGCTACGCTGCTCACAGCTTTGACGGAGATCCTGGATAACGTGGACAATGAGAACATATCACACTTTGACACACTGTCAGACTCAGACCTACTGTCTGGCCAGAAACGTCGGGAACACTCTCCG CTGAGGAGAATGCTGTGCTTGTCCTGCTcgcctccagagagagagagagactgcaacaCACGCCAGTTCTCCACAGGAAAG AGTCTCCCCAGGACACAGAAGTCCGTccagaggagtgatggagaggaggaagaggatggagagcAAGAGTTCCTGAACTGGGATGGCCTGAACCTGCCTCTCCCACTGGCTCTGGAGCAGCACATGGAGGAAGAAGGCGAGGATGGAGAAAGCATGTCAGTGAGTCTCGGAGAGCTGGTCAGACATATGCACCCTTGCTGCATGGCCGTGTGCATGGAGAATGGAGAAGGGGAAGAACAGATGCTGGCAGAGAAAAGGATACTGCTGGAGGTGGTGGACCAGGGAGCACATCGAGAATCTATATTTGCCCTCCCAGATATGggcctctccctctgtcatccctCTTTCTTCCTGCCTGGAGTAGAAGACTCGTCCGAAGCGGAGCAAAGGGTTCCAGATGAAGTTTTGGAGGCCACCCTTTTGGAGACGCCAGAGTCTGCGAATGATAATGTCGTAGTTGAGGATGACCCAGCAGAGGTGGCCGGCCCTTCTGACCCCGCGGTGACCCTGAGGTCAGAGGCAAGGGGTGAGAAGGTCATCAACAGGAGACCAAAGGAGGAGACTGCAGAGAGATGTCTGTCTCGTAGGAAAAGGAAACGGAAAAACAAAATGGAGAATTCACCTCCAAAAGTCACACATGAACCTGACCAGGCAGAGGGGAGAGTCCTGAGGAGAGTAGCCCAGGAATCCTCGCCCCTCGAGCCTGTCAAGGAGACAACCAAACCAAAGAAAAAGGACAAGAACACGTCATTAACTTCCGCCATTTCTACGGCCACCCCCGAGGCCCCAAAACACAAAACGAGTGCGACACATGCCGCCGAAACACAACGCCATGTGGAAGTCACCACCCTAGTACTGCCCACACAACCCAGCATTAAGGTCATCCCCGCCTCTGACCTGTTGCCAATGACTATGACCCCCGAGAAGGTCTCCCAACCAACCACAGCCTGCAGGAAGCCTCAAGGCCCCCCAGCTTCTACAGCTAACCCAACTGCCCACCAGATGATGGAAGACTCCAAAGCAATGACAATTAAAGCTCACAGTGCCAACCCTGTATCAGTGGCCCCTCAGCCAATGATACAGCTCAACGTTGCCCCTCTAGTGGCCCCCAGGCGATCCCACAGCCCATTGAGGCCCCTCAGGCTA GAACCCAAACCCAAGCCCCTGTCCCTCCAGCAGTACCGGCTGCTGCGCCAGCAGAAGAAACTTGCCCCCCTAGAGAGACTGGTGGACCAGAGCGTCAAGTGGCCCATCCTCCTTGAGGCCCCTACAGAGCTGCCCCCCATCCCCTGCCTTCCCACCCCCTCCAGAGGCCCCCACCCCTCCCTGGGGAAGAATGATATGGAGGAAGTGAAAGCTGCCTGGCAGCCCATGGGGCCAGGAGCACCTCCTACACCTGAAGCCCTGCTGGTGCATCCTACTTACATGCAGTCCCCCAAATCATATTCCTCTAGCAAAGTTGCTAGTGTAAACGCGGCCCTTACCACCCCTCCCCAGCAAGCGGCTGTTCCTACTCCACAGTCATCTAAAGCTAGCCAACTCCAGCCCCTAATCTCTGCTATGCCTGCATCCAGTACTGTGAAGGTGATACCACCCCAGACCCTTTCTTTGAAGTATTGTATACCCCAGGCCCCCCAGCTTGCACTCTCAAACCCCCTGCTCCAGTCTCAGTTACACTACTTGAAGCCCGTGGCCCTTATTAAAGGAGCCTATTCTAAAACCACTACAGATGCCCACAGGTCCACCTTAATTGCTCCTATACCCCAAACACCTATCCCCGACACTACTACTGTACCCAAGAGAACTTTAAACCCCAATGCTGCTGCTGTTTGTGTACAGAAACCTACCCCTGCTGCTCCTCTGAAGGTGGCTACTAATCTCCAGAAGGGAGTAGTTGCTCTGCCCCAGCCTAGGGTGCCTGAGCTAcctaccatcactcctgtgtctACCCCAGCCAAGCCCTCCAACGCCCAGGCCTTCAAACCTCCAGTGAGGTGTTCTCCAGCCCAGGAGGCCCCCAAAGCCAAGAGTCCTACTCAGGAGCTGATGGAGGCTTTCACCATTGAAATCG GTATTGAAGCTGCAGACCTCACCAGCCTGCTGGAGCAGTTTGAAGAGACACAAG caaAAGAGGAGCAGTGTGTTCCGGAGGTCTCTGGTAGAGCAGCCGCTGTAGGAAACTCTAG TATGGCGCCGCCATGTGATAGGACCCCTGTGGAGAGAGTCCGAGCGCACGACCTGACAGGCACTGCAG GTCTGACTCCTCCAGCTACCCCTCCTCACCAGATGTGGATGCCCCTCGTCCCAGTTGCCCTCCTTGGTAAGAGTCGAGCCACTGAGGCCCCCAAATCATCGCCCTCAAAGGCAATGCAGATTGACGCACGGCCCCTGCCCTCCAACAAGCTTCAGAGCAAGCCCCCCAGCCCCCCTATAACTCCCACCCCCAATCCAGTGTCTCTCACCCTGGCCTTCTCAGACCACGACTACTCCCTCCTTCAGAAGGAACCCATGGCTATTGCAAGAGAATCAGGCAGGCGCTGGAATGTCAAACAGCAAGCAGCCATCACCATCGAGCCACTTGGCAGCAACACTACCTGGGTACCCCAGAGGatccctgccccctccctccaaACCCTCACAACTGCCCTGGGTACGAAGAACCATCAGGCCCCCCTAGGTCCCCAGCCTCTGGATGTAAAGACTGACAGGACTAGCTCTGTGCTGGAGACCCCTGATGCCTCTCCCACCAGGCTGATGGACCAGGCTGGTCCCCTGGAGAGGAGTCCCAAGGCAGGGAGGTCTTACCGGGGCTACAATAATACCTTCTCCCCCAGGCCTAGCCCAAGCCCCAGGGAAGGAAAGcgaggaaggaggaggaaaaggagaatcCACCGTTCCTCCAGCCCTGGCTTTACTGACTCTGAGTCGGACTCCTCTTCTCAGTCTAGATCTCGCTCTCTACCCAGGAAGAG GTACAGGCCCCGTCACTCTGATAGCAGCTTCAGTGCCTCATCTTGCTCCTCTTCtcgttcctcctctccttccctggaCTGCTTTCCAAGGCGGCGGCGATATTCCTACTCATCTTCCCGATCAAGATCATGGAGTAGGTCCCGTTCCCGCTCTCCCCACAGACGGGCGTGGAGTAGATGCAGCAGACAACGCAG CCCGTTTTTCAGACCAGGCTACCGGCCTGAATCTAGAGAAAACAGTGAGGTGGTGAAGAGACTCAAAGATAAAGCCATT GAGGAGCGTAGGGTTGTTTACGTAGGGCGAATCCGAGAGACAATGACTCATAAAGAGCTGAAGGAACGCTTCTCTCTGTACGGAGAGATTGAGGAGTGCACTTTACATTTCAGAGGCCATGG GGATAACTATGGGTTTGTGACCTACTACGATGCGAAGGATGCATTCACGGCCATCGAGAACGGCAGCAAGCTCCGTAAGCCTGACGAACTCCCCTTTGACCTTTGCTTCGGAGGAAGGAGACAGTTCTGCAAAACGAGCTATGCTGATCTAG